A genomic region of Methanothermobacter thermautotrophicus str. Delta H contains the following coding sequences:
- the mcrG gene encoding coenzyme-B sulfoethylthiotransferase subunit gamma, which yields MAQYYPGTSKVAQNRRNFCNPEYELEKLREISDEDVVKILGHRAPGEEYPSVHPPLEEMDEPEDAIREMVEPIDGAKAGDRVRYIQFTDSMYFAPAQPYVRSRAYLCRYRGADAGTLSGRQIIETRERDLEKISKELLETEFFDPARSGVRGKSVHGHSLRLDEDGMMFDMLRRQIYNKDTGRVEMVKNQIGDELDEPVDLGEPLDEETLMNKTTIYRVDGEAYRDDTDAVEIMQRIHVLRSQGGYNPE from the coding sequence ATGGCACAATACTATCCCGGAACAAGTAAGGTTGCTCAGAACAGAAGGAATTTCTGTAACCCTGAATACGAACTCGAAAAGCTGAGAGAAATCTCAGATGAAGATGTAGTAAAGATTCTGGGTCACAGGGCCCCAGGGGAAGAATATCCAAGTGTTCACCCACCACTGGAAGAGATGGATGAACCAGAGGACGCAATAAGAGAAATGGTTGAACCAATAGACGGTGCAAAGGCCGGTGACAGGGTCCGATACATACAGTTCACAGACTCAATGTACTTTGCTCCAGCACAGCCATACGTACGATCAAGGGCATACCTCTGCAGGTACAGGGGTGCAGACGCAGGTACACTCTCAGGACGTCAGATCATCGAGACCAGGGAGAGGGACCTTGAAAAGATATCCAAGGAACTCCTTGAAACAGAATTCTTTGACCCTGCAAGATCAGGTGTCAGAGGTAAATCTGTCCACGGACACTCACTCCGTCTCGACGAAGACGGTATGATGTTCGACATGCTGAGAAGGCAGATCTACAACAAGGACACCGGCAGAGTCGAAATGGTCAAGAACCAGATCGGTGACGAACTCGACGAACCCGTGGACCTTGGTGAACCACTGGATGAGGAAACCCTCATGAACAAAACAACCATCTACCGTGTGGATGGTGAAGCCTACCGTGATGATACAGACGCCGTGGAGATCATGCAGAGGATCCACGTTTTAAGATCACAGGGAGGGTACAACCCAGAATAA
- the mcrC gene encoding methyl-coenzyme M reductase I operon protein C, with protein MIGKCTHVVDCRETMGMGEGGGIAQRGTFAQCGSEVLAVAMSPGRRHITKPVCEITFALREANIMTSTIVLNAGAGVPQDAPSAGAGSLFGLTPAEVEQMKRHKLLVVHLGGVKNHITYKARLILRNVDRPCIIICEYPVDFEDFAKIGVRTRAVMPDEPKTKGTIVDIVSGVIRGETCPQEKLDEIIRKVKLALGGA; from the coding sequence ATGATCGGAAAGTGCACTCACGTTGTTGACTGCAGAGAAACAATGGGAATGGGTGAAGGGGGAGGAATAGCCCAGAGGGGCACCTTCGCCCAGTGTGGAAGTGAAGTCCTTGCAGTGGCAATGTCACCTGGCAGACGCCACATCACAAAGCCTGTCTGCGAGATAACATTCGCCCTCAGGGAAGCCAACATAATGACCAGCACCATAGTCCTGAATGCAGGTGCAGGAGTACCGCAGGACGCTCCAAGCGCTGGAGCAGGAAGTCTCTTCGGTCTGACACCGGCTGAAGTCGAGCAGATGAAGAGGCACAAACTCCTGGTCGTACACCTTGGAGGAGTCAAAAATCACATTACCTACAAGGCGCGCCTCATACTCAGGAACGTCGACAGACCATGCATAATCATCTGCGAATACCCCGTGGACTTCGAGGACTTTGCAAAGATAGGTGTAAGGACAAGGGCTGTCATGCCAGATGAACCAAAAACAAAGGGCACCATCGTTGACATTGTGAGTGGAGTCATAAGAGGAGAAACCTGTCCCCAGGAAAAACTTGATGAGATTATAAGAAAGGTTAAGTTAGCATTAGGAGGTGCATGA
- the mcrD gene encoding methyl-coenzyme M reductase operon protein D, with protein MDVQIFPHRLLGADTTEKLLNRLEDISGVKRMVIHGQRLPPEDHPDRRIISVKGHEFELQVKTGRVLLEIEDEDTIADIKRVCEDLLPFGYDVTPGKYIRTQKTVTDEIKYGEDLDKVPEELIGLTDQNARLSERATIIKRKKEH; from the coding sequence ATGGACGTTCAGATATTTCCACACCGGCTACTAGGGGCTGACACCACCGAGAAACTCCTTAACCGCCTTGAGGACATCAGCGGCGTTAAGAGAATGGTGATACATGGACAGCGCCTGCCACCAGAGGACCACCCTGACAGACGCATAATCAGCGTTAAAGGTCATGAATTCGAGCTTCAGGTGAAAACAGGCCGAGTACTCCTTGAGATAGAGGACGAGGACACAATAGCTGACATCAAAAGGGTCTGTGAGGATCTCCTGCCCTTTGGATACGATGTTACTCCTGGAAAATATATAAGGACGCAGAAGACAGTGACGGATGAGATAAAGTATGGTGAGGACCTTGATAAGGTGCCGGAGGAACTAATAGGTCTCACAGACCAGAACGCCCGGCTCAGTGAAAGGGCCACCATAATAAAAAGGAAAAAGGAGCATTAG
- the mcrB gene encoding coenzyme-B sulfoethylthiotransferase subunit beta has product MAKFEDKVDLYDDRGNLVEEQVPLEALSPLRNPAIKSIVQGIKRTVAVNLEGIENALKTAKVGGPACKIMGRELDLDIVGNAESIAAAAKEMIQVTEDDDTKVELLGGGKRALVQVPSARFDVAAEYSAAPLVTATAFVQAIINEFDVSMYDANMVKAAVLGRYPQSVEYMGANIATMLDIPQKLEGPGYALRNIMVNHVVAATLKNTLQAAALSTILEQTAMFEMGDAVGAFERMHLLGLAYQGMNADNLVFDLVKANGKEGTVGSVIADLVERALEDGVIKVEKELTDYKVYGTDDLAMWNAYAAAGLMAATMVNQGAARAAQGVSSTLLYYNDLIEFETGLPGVDFGKVEGTAVGFSFFSHSIYGGGGPGIFNGNHIVTRHSKGFAIPCVAAAMALDAGTQMFSPEATSGLIKEVFSQVDEFREPLKYVVEAAAEIKNEI; this is encoded by the coding sequence ATGGCGAAGTTTGAGGATAAGGTCGACTTGTACGACGACAGAGGCAACCTCGTCGAAGAACAGGTGCCATTAGAAGCTCTGAGCCCACTTAGAAACCCCGCCATTAAAAGCATTGTGCAGGGGATTAAGAGGACAGTGGCTGTGAACCTTGAAGGTATAGAAAACGCCCTGAAGACAGCTAAGGTCGGCGGACCTGCCTGTAAGATAATGGGCCGTGAACTCGACCTCGACATAGTCGGGAACGCCGAGTCAATAGCAGCCGCTGCAAAGGAAATGATACAGGTGACCGAGGACGACGACACAAAGGTCGAGCTCCTTGGCGGAGGTAAAAGGGCACTCGTACAGGTCCCAAGTGCAAGGTTCGATGTTGCAGCAGAATACTCTGCAGCACCACTCGTAACCGCCACAGCATTTGTCCAGGCCATAATCAACGAATTTGATGTTAGCATGTACGATGCTAACATGGTTAAAGCAGCCGTTCTGGGAAGATACCCACAGTCTGTGGAGTACATGGGGGCAAACATAGCAACAATGCTGGACATTCCACAGAAACTGGAAGGCCCAGGATACGCACTGAGGAACATCATGGTGAACCATGTTGTTGCAGCCACACTCAAAAACACACTCCAGGCAGCAGCACTATCAACCATACTCGAACAGACAGCAATGTTTGAGATGGGTGACGCTGTAGGAGCATTTGAGAGGATGCACCTCCTTGGACTTGCATACCAGGGAATGAACGCAGACAACCTGGTCTTTGACCTTGTTAAGGCCAACGGTAAGGAAGGTACCGTGGGTTCAGTCATAGCAGACCTGGTTGAAAGGGCCCTGGAAGATGGTGTCATAAAGGTTGAGAAGGAACTCACAGACTACAAGGTCTACGGCACAGACGACCTTGCAATGTGGAACGCCTATGCAGCAGCCGGGCTCATGGCAGCCACAATGGTTAACCAGGGTGCAGCAAGGGCAGCACAGGGTGTATCATCAACCCTGCTCTACTACAACGACCTCATAGAATTCGAAACAGGACTACCAGGTGTTGACTTCGGTAAAGTGGAAGGTACCGCTGTAGGATTTTCATTCTTCAGCCACTCCATCTACGGTGGAGGTGGACCAGGTATCTTCAACGGAAACCACATCGTTACAAGGCACAGTAAGGGATTCGCCATACCATGTGTGGCAGCTGCAATGGCACTTGACGCAGGAACCCAGATGTTCTCCCCAGAAGCAACCTCTGGACTCATAAAAGAAGTATTCAGCCAGGTTGACGAGTTCCGAGAACCACTCAAATATGTTGTGGAGGCAGCAGCTGAGATTAAAAACGAAATTTAA
- the mmp10 gene encoding methyl coenzyme M reductase-arginine methyltransferase Mmp10 (Mmp10 (methanogenesis marker protein 10) is a cobalamin-requiring radical SAM methyltransferase that creates the methylarginine modification to methyl coenzyme M reductase.), which yields MQIIADLGGIPGKDCRGFCRYCYFRKVGEFEAFGCKNCSPGRVGCETCGKGVAEIGNEFLPPFLVMGNVQTTLMMGNFQDRDVKINISGGGDVSCYPHLEELTAGLGEFGIPIHLGYTSGKGIDDPGIASRLIENGVDEVTFTVFSANPDLRREWMRDENAFQGPLEALRIFCESCEVHAASVIIPGVNDGDDLLETCARLEEWGATGFIMMRFANYEHQGLILGNEPIIEGVEPHTVSEFEELVRAIDREFNLRVTGTPVCDPQNGTPFVLAADSSREYLEILPEIQGEATIITGSIAAPYIRRIIHNLGADDLVNVVGVNKDIACLITLRDLEEVDPGDLRETVIIPGRAFVHDMQAREVLSRDGVDRIVVRGPDRLTVDGEMSGTLSEYDVIEREMEAFYELIQAINFFGASE from the coding sequence ATGCAGATAATAGCTGATTTAGGTGGTATACCTGGAAAGGACTGCAGGGGATTCTGCAGGTACTGCTACTTCCGTAAAGTTGGTGAATTTGAAGCATTTGGGTGTAAAAACTGTTCACCAGGTAGGGTTGGATGTGAAACTTGTGGAAAGGGTGTTGCAGAGATTGGTAATGAATTCCTGCCCCCCTTTCTTGTCATGGGCAACGTGCAGACAACTCTCATGATGGGGAATTTTCAGGATAGGGACGTGAAGATAAACATCAGCGGCGGAGGGGATGTGAGCTGCTACCCCCACCTTGAGGAACTCACAGCAGGTCTTGGTGAATTCGGAATCCCCATACATCTTGGTTACACAAGCGGGAAGGGGATAGATGACCCAGGAATCGCCTCGAGGCTCATTGAAAATGGTGTTGATGAGGTCACCTTCACCGTGTTCTCAGCAAACCCTGATCTGAGGCGTGAGTGGATGCGGGATGAAAATGCCTTCCAGGGGCCCCTTGAGGCCCTCAGGATATTCTGTGAGTCCTGTGAGGTCCATGCAGCATCTGTGATAATACCCGGGGTAAACGATGGCGATGACCTCCTTGAAACATGCGCGAGACTCGAGGAGTGGGGTGCCACCGGTTTCATCATGATGAGATTCGCCAACTATGAACACCAGGGCCTCATACTTGGAAATGAGCCCATCATTGAGGGCGTGGAGCCCCACACCGTCTCTGAATTTGAAGAACTTGTGAGGGCAATTGACCGGGAATTCAATCTCCGTGTGACCGGAACCCCGGTCTGTGACCCCCAGAACGGCACGCCCTTTGTCCTTGCAGCTGATTCAAGCAGGGAATACCTTGAAATCCTCCCTGAGATTCAGGGCGAGGCCACCATAATCACCGGATCCATTGCAGCACCCTACATAAGGAGGATAATACACAACCTTGGGGCTGATGACCTGGTGAACGTTGTTGGTGTCAATAAGGACATAGCCTGCCTCATAACCCTCAGGGACCTTGAGGAGGTGGATCCCGGCGATCTGAGGGAAACAGTCATAATCCCTGGAAGGGCCTTTGTGCATGACATGCAGGCCAGGGAGGTTCTCAGCCGTGACGGTGTCGACCGGATCGTTGTGAGGGGCCCTGACAGGTTGACGGTTGATGGGGAGATGAGTGGCACCCTCTCAGAGTATGACGTGATCGAGAGGGAGATGGAAGCCTTCTATGAACTCATACAGGCAATAAATTTCTTTGGTGCTTCTGAATGA
- a CDS encoding methyl-coenzyme M reductase glutamine C-methyltransferase, with translation MSRVTVVTPEHYNYGSMLIAGALRDLGHRVEIRKGFDGVKSEIVFISLQSTIHLLRYRDIINKMGGFRVVGGPVSIDPEMVFRYLDVDLVVMGEGEDKVGPVMELAAGNCKPEDVPGAAFRSPEGIVVSESSPCPMERPLPLVPGDISREDIRGASVYIETHRGCPGNCTFCQVPEFFGRNVRSRPLKDIIMEVRELKSSGARRFAISGGTGTLYGSSKFRGIDEEAFRDLLRCISEVTGSRNLTVPDIRVDMVSPEILDAISEYTNGWVFYGIESGSRRMLRKMKKGITPDQVVEAVELAREYNLKVAGSFIVGYPGEDDDDYQETLELADELMLDDYFVSIAEPLPGTELGEEVMELPEDENPVFMKSSNRRFDSLAEERAFNLLLESYVFRSVPVPMTSRLLKSITEEVRQQQEHIRTVTGCSRESCDGFGGLSL, from the coding sequence ATGAGTCGTGTAACTGTTGTAACACCTGAACACTACAATTACGGTTCAATGCTCATTGCAGGAGCCCTTAGGGACCTTGGACACAGGGTTGAAATCAGAAAGGGATTTGATGGTGTTAAATCAGAGATCGTATTCATAAGCCTTCAGTCCACCATCCACCTCCTGAGATACAGGGATATTATTAATAAAATGGGCGGCTTCAGGGTGGTGGGGGGTCCGGTCAGCATAGACCCTGAGATGGTATTCAGGTACCTCGATGTGGACCTCGTGGTGATGGGTGAGGGTGAGGACAAGGTCGGTCCTGTGATGGAGCTTGCAGCTGGAAATTGTAAACCAGAGGATGTCCCCGGTGCAGCCTTCAGATCACCGGAGGGAATTGTGGTCAGTGAATCATCACCCTGCCCCATGGAGAGGCCCCTACCCCTTGTTCCAGGTGATATCTCCAGGGAGGATATACGGGGTGCCAGTGTCTACATTGAAACCCACAGGGGATGTCCCGGTAACTGCACCTTCTGTCAGGTCCCTGAATTCTTTGGCAGAAATGTGAGGAGCAGGCCCCTAAAGGACATAATCATGGAGGTCCGGGAACTGAAGTCATCGGGTGCCAGGAGGTTCGCCATAAGTGGAGGTACAGGCACCCTCTATGGCAGCAGCAAATTCAGGGGTATTGATGAGGAAGCCTTCAGGGATCTTCTGAGGTGCATAAGTGAGGTCACCGGCAGTAGAAACCTCACCGTGCCGGATATAAGGGTCGATATGGTCAGCCCAGAGATTCTTGATGCCATATCAGAGTACACGAATGGATGGGTCTTCTATGGTATAGAATCCGGGAGCAGGAGAATGCTCAGGAAGATGAAGAAGGGCATAACCCCTGATCAGGTTGTTGAGGCCGTTGAACTTGCAAGGGAGTACAACTTAAAAGTTGCAGGCTCCTTCATCGTCGGTTACCCTGGTGAGGACGATGATGACTACCAGGAGACCCTTGAACTTGCAGATGAACTCATGCTGGATGACTACTTCGTGAGCATAGCCGAGCCACTGCCCGGTACTGAACTCGGTGAGGAGGTCATGGAACTCCCTGAGGATGAAAACCCGGTATTCATGAAGTCCAGTAACAGGCGATTTGATAGTCTGGCAGAGGAGAGGGCCTTCAATTTACTCCTGGAATCCTATGTATTCCGAAGTGTGCCGGTCCCCATGACGTCCAGGCTTTTAAAGTCAATAACTGAGGAGGTTCGTCAGCAGCAGGAGCATATAAGAACCGTTACCGGATGCTCAAGGGAAAGCTGTGATGGATTCGGAGGTTTATCACTCTGA
- a CDS encoding cation diffusion facilitator family transporter yields MKENDGAPLKEGETASKYSVIINMILVVIKGFTGYLSGNIALIADAIHSFADVFSSAAVFIGLKLSQRKPDELFPYGYHRIETLVSLLVSVLIIITGLEITWDSIIYILNPASEVSMATASLAVSLISIGVSYAIAFYKVRVGRRIGSTALLNDGKHSYVDVISSILVFLGILGEYMGLHGFQGIAGVIISVVIIYIGIRLAKYDVLTLLDACIDRDSIEVIKKTVLSVPGVEGVHDIRIRRSGPYLFGELHIELERGLPVDKIEGIISQINSRVKEVLPSIDHLTVQPETVKREEVVVAVPLADNHGMESRISTHFGRADSFLIARTRRGEILDYRIIENSGKSLRTKRGIRAAELLKDENIDVLVIEKLSEGPELLFSDYLLGKVPPEGSSLEEVIKNASMKFSE; encoded by the coding sequence ATGAAAGAGAATGATGGAGCACCACTGAAGGAGGGAGAAACCGCTTCCAAGTATTCGGTAATCATCAACATGATTTTAGTGGTGATAAAGGGGTTTACCGGTTATCTCTCTGGAAATATAGCCCTGATAGCAGATGCTATACATTCCTTTGCGGATGTATTCTCATCAGCCGCCGTATTCATTGGTCTTAAGCTCTCACAGAGAAAACCTGATGAACTATTTCCCTATGGATACCATAGAATTGAAACCCTTGTTTCCCTCCTCGTTTCAGTGCTGATCATAATAACCGGTCTGGAGATAACATGGGACTCCATTATTTACATTTTAAATCCAGCTTCAGAGGTTTCCATGGCCACTGCAAGCCTTGCAGTGAGTTTGATATCGATTGGAGTCTCCTATGCCATTGCATTTTATAAGGTTAGGGTTGGGAGGAGAATCGGTTCAACAGCCCTCCTTAACGATGGAAAGCACAGCTACGTGGATGTCATATCCTCCATTCTTGTCTTCCTAGGGATCCTCGGGGAGTACATGGGGCTTCATGGCTTTCAGGGAATCGCAGGAGTGATAATATCTGTGGTGATAATTTATATTGGGATCAGGCTTGCAAAATATGATGTTCTGACCCTCCTTGATGCATGTATTGACCGTGATTCCATTGAAGTCATAAAGAAGACGGTCTTATCGGTCCCAGGTGTTGAGGGGGTTCATGATATCAGAATAAGAAGATCTGGACCCTACCTCTTTGGCGAGCTGCATATTGAACTTGAAAGGGGCCTGCCTGTGGATAAGATAGAGGGGATCATTTCTCAGATAAACTCCCGGGTTAAGGAGGTTCTCCCATCCATTGACCACCTCACGGTACAGCCGGAGACAGTTAAAAGGGAGGAGGTTGTGGTTGCGGTGCCGCTTGCAGATAACCATGGAATGGAATCCAGAATCAGCACCCACTTTGGAAGGGCAGACTCCTTCCTTATTGCAAGAACCAGGAGGGGTGAGATACTCGATTACAGGATAATTGAAAATTCCGGGAAATCACTTAGAACAAAGAGGGGGATTCGAGCTGCTGAGCTCCTGAAAGATGAGAATATTGACGTTCTGGTGATCGAAAAATTATCAGAGGGTCCAGAACTTCTTTTTTCGGATTATCTTCTTGGAAAAGTACCTCCAGAGGGATCATCCCTTGAGGAGGTCATTAAAAATGCATCCATGAAATTTTCAGAGTGA
- a CDS encoding ATP-binding protein codes for MKEVCILSGKGGAGKSSIVASMAVLLADRAEIILGDCDVDTPNLALIMGSSGDVECETIRASEKAFLMAEKCKSRKKCVRVCRFNAIKWSAKNSKPEINEFLCEGCGACAYICPDRAIDIKEVDTGKICYFKSDYGFPVVSGHLKIGERGSGKIVDSLRRKVSEIGRAEGMDLALLDSAAGIGCPVVSSVKGCDRAIIVTEPTKAAINDSKRAIELVSHFGIPHSIIINKYDLNHEIAAEIEDLADRNEIPIMGIIPYDLAFTDALVNGLPAVIFNPHLKKLFRGMVDELMLNMGLAD; via the coding sequence GTGAAGGAGGTATGCATCCTCTCAGGAAAGGGTGGGGCTGGAAAGAGCAGCATAGTGGCTTCAATGGCTGTTCTACTTGCTGATAGAGCAGAAATAATCCTTGGAGACTGCGATGTGGACACACCCAATCTGGCACTCATCATGGGATCTTCAGGGGATGTGGAGTGCGAAACCATAAGGGCCTCTGAAAAGGCATTCTTAATGGCTGAAAAATGCAAATCAAGAAAGAAATGTGTGAGGGTATGCAGATTCAATGCAATAAAATGGAGTGCAAAGAACTCAAAACCTGAAATAAATGAATTTCTCTGTGAAGGATGCGGAGCATGTGCATATATATGCCCTGATAGAGCGATAGACATCAAAGAAGTGGATACAGGAAAGATTTGCTATTTTAAGTCTGATTACGGTTTCCCTGTGGTATCCGGCCATCTTAAAATTGGTGAGAGAGGCTCAGGAAAGATTGTGGATTCTCTGAGGAGAAAGGTCTCTGAAATTGGAAGAGCGGAGGGCATGGATCTGGCTCTCCTGGATTCAGCAGCCGGTATTGGCTGCCCTGTGGTATCATCAGTTAAGGGATGTGACCGGGCCATTATAGTAACGGAACCTACAAAGGCAGCTATAAATGACTCTAAACGTGCAATAGAACTTGTAAGTCATTTTGGGATCCCACACTCCATAATAATCAATAAATATGATTTAAATCATGAGATCGCAGCTGAGATAGAAGATCTTGCAGATAGAAATGAGATACCCATCATGGGAATAATACCCTATGATTTGGCATTTACAGATGCTCTGGTCAACGGATTACCCGCAGTGATCTTCAATCCCCACCTTAAAAAGCTATTTAGGGGGATGGTTGATGAGCTAATGCTAAATATGGGGCTGGCTGACTAA
- a CDS encoding 4Fe-4S binding protein: MKPLMVAITGGKGGTGKSTIACSLAIALADKFRVLLVDTDVECPDDHIILSVQRRKTDEVTLQIPSFDFSACSMCGKCSEVCRKNAIVFVEGRHPILVRDRCSGCGTCSLSCRNNAIKDEDMVAGFLYDGKLPENYDEKIRRNFRLLSGETTVNIESSARLVDSLMKNARENHDMDFIIIDTAAGVHCNVIHAIMDANLAFAVTEPTPFGSHDLKLILELLERLDVTSSIILNRAGIGNADPVLEVSRETGRPIVAEIEYSKDLMEAYSGGEPLNVPGIDTVAGLLEMQRC, encoded by the coding sequence ATGAAGCCCTTAATGGTAGCAATAACCGGGGGAAAGGGAGGAACAGGAAAATCAACCATAGCATGTTCTCTCGCCATAGCCCTCGCCGATAAATTCAGGGTGCTCCTGGTGGACACAGATGTTGAGTGTCCAGATGACCACATAATCCTGTCCGTGCAGAGAAGAAAAACAGATGAAGTAACTCTTCAGATACCCTCCTTTGATTTTTCAGCTTGCTCCATGTGTGGTAAATGTTCAGAGGTGTGCAGGAAAAATGCAATCGTATTTGTGGAGGGCAGGCACCCAATTCTTGTCAGGGATAGATGCAGTGGCTGTGGGACATGCAGTCTTTCATGCAGAAATAATGCAATAAAGGATGAGGATATGGTCGCAGGATTCCTTTATGATGGCAAACTCCCTGAAAATTATGATGAGAAAATTAGAAGAAATTTCAGGTTACTTTCCGGGGAAACAACTGTGAATATAGAATCAAGCGCACGATTGGTGGACTCACTCATGAAAAATGCGAGAGAGAACCATGATATGGACTTCATAATCATTGACACAGCAGCAGGAGTCCACTGTAATGTTATACATGCCATCATGGATGCTAACCTTGCCTTTGCTGTTACAGAGCCAACACCCTTTGGGAGTCATGACCTGAAGCTGATACTTGAGCTACTTGAGAGGCTGGATGTAACTTCAAGTATTATCCTCAACCGTGCAGGAATCGGTAACGCAGACCCGGTACTCGAGGTTTCCAGAGAAACAGGGAGGCCCATTGTGGCTGAAATAGAATATTCTAAGGATTTAATGGAGGCCTATTCAGGGGGTGAACCCCTTAATGTTCCAGGAATAGATACTGTCGCAGGGTTACTTGAGATGCAGAGGTGTTAA
- a CDS encoding NifB/NifX family molybdenum-iron cluster-binding protein — protein MKIAIASSGTDLGSEVSRFFGRAPYFMIVEMKKGNIESSEVIENPSASASGGAGIRTAQIIANNGVKAVIASSPGPNAFEVLNELGIKIYRATGTSVEENLKLFTEGNLEEIRSPGSGRGRRRR, from the coding sequence ATGAAGATAGCAATAGCGTCCTCTGGAACCGATCTGGGATCAGAGGTCAGTAGATTTTTTGGCAGAGCTCCCTATTTCATGATTGTTGAAATGAAGAAGGGTAATATAGAATCCTCCGAAGTCATCGAGAACCCTTCAGCATCAGCTTCAGGAGGAGCAGGTATAAGGACAGCCCAGATAATTGCAAATAATGGCGTGAAGGCAGTTATAGCTTCTTCACCAGGTCCAAACGCATTTGAGGTTCTGAATGAACTGGGCATAAAAATTTACCGGGCAACCGGCACATCAGTTGAGGAGAATCTCAAGCTCTTCACAGAGGGAAATCTTGAGGAGATACGATCACCAGGCAGTGGCCGTGGCAGGAGAAGAAGATAG
- a CDS encoding Mrp/NBP35 family ATP-binding protein, with protein sequence MTEDAQKLAIMEQDVKIVRALSKIKHKIVVMSGKGGVGKSTVTVKLAEEFSRNGYSVCVLDADVHGPDIPKMMRVREPEITLTGNLINPIPTPVGATVMSIEFFLPSEDTPVIWRGPKKTGAIRQLLADVNWEGIDVLIVDNPPGTGDEPLTVLQSIPGIDGVVIVTTPQEVSIHDVEKCINMVNHLKIPVLGIIENMSYLQCPECGKKVFLFGKDGGKYLADKFDLQFLGEIPFETGISGDNESSASSYINNEMVKIFNKLAKYLKDGGAN encoded by the coding sequence ATGACTGAAGATGCTCAAAAACTGGCCATAATGGAACAGGACGTGAAAATCGTGAGGGCCCTGTCCAAAATAAAACATAAAATCGTTGTTATGAGCGGAAAGGGAGGTGTTGGGAAGTCCACAGTAACAGTAAAACTTGCTGAAGAGTTTAGCAGGAATGGTTACAGTGTATGTGTACTTGATGCAGATGTCCACGGCCCTGATATCCCGAAGATGATGCGTGTCAGGGAACCGGAGATCACCCTGACAGGAAATCTTATAAACCCCATACCCACACCAGTGGGTGCAACTGTAATGTCCATAGAGTTTTTCTTACCATCAGAGGACACACCGGTCATATGGAGGGGACCAAAAAAGACAGGAGCCATCAGACAGCTACTTGCAGATGTTAACTGGGAAGGAATCGACGTTTTAATTGTGGATAACCCTCCGGGAACAGGGGATGAGCCACTGACGGTTCTCCAGTCCATTCCTGGCATTGACGGTGTGGTCATAGTCACAACCCCTCAGGAAGTTTCAATCCATGATGTTGAAAAATGTATCAACATGGTTAATCACCTGAAGATTCCAGTCCTGGGAATCATAGAGAACATGTCATATCTCCAGTGTCCAGAATGCGGCAAAAAGGTATTTCTATTCGGTAAAGATGGTGGAAAATATCTTGCAGACAAATTTGATCTCCAGTTTCTGGGTGAAATCCCCTTTGAAACAGGGATATCCGGGGATAATGAATCATCAGCCAGTTCATACATCAACAATGAGATGGTGAAGATCTTCAATAAACTGGCGAAATACCTTAAAGATGGTGGTGCTAATTAA
- a CDS encoding NifB/NifX family molybdenum-iron cluster-binding protein — translation MKICIPVMEERGMDSKVSEHFGKTPLFAFYDDEVNELEIIKIEGRHTGGRLTPAEIVVNSDADLLICTNMGSKAINLLRTHGVDVLMGARGTVAETLNLLKKGELREDADPCNGRH, via the coding sequence ATGAAAATATGTATTCCCGTCATGGAAGAAAGGGGCATGGATTCAAAGGTTTCAGAACACTTTGGAAAAACGCCCCTATTCGCTTTTTATGATGACGAAGTAAATGAACTGGAAATAATAAAAATAGAGGGAAGACACACCGGAGGAAGACTAACACCCGCAGAGATTGTGGTAAATTCCGATGCAGATCTCCTCATATGCACAAATATGGGTTCAAAGGCCATTAACCTTCTCAGAACCCATGGAGTTGATGTTCTGATGGGTGCCAGGGGAACAGTGGCTGAGACACTCAACCTCCTCAAGAAGGGTGAGCTCAGAGAAGATGCAGATCCCTGCAACGGACGTCATTGA